A segment of the Lolium perenne isolate Kyuss_39 chromosome 3, Kyuss_2.0, whole genome shotgun sequence genome:
catctgacacggcccattcatcatctcttcaggagacacgaaaggcctcgggaacctaggcccgctattttgcctgttgttttgagaatcgtctctattatcgcctcgctgctcattgcttctctgataatcatctctgttgtttcctcctgtgtttacccgaaaacctgccgaaatttgtcctggagcatcatagttcgggtactgccgaggaaatcgtcgcctcggttgataatttcgaccacggtcctcctctggcgacctgtgccgtttgttgtggacagcatcttctccatccgcccatctgtttgctatttccattaacgcggatactgtctttgggttggtccttcccaagtcctcgacaaaatctccacgcctgattcctgcgacaaacgcatctatcgctctctcgtcagatatattttctgccgagtttttgatgatgttccacctttggatatattttctcattggctcgtctggcttttgtcgacatgctctcaactcctctaacgacgcagcgtggacctgaagttcttgacgaacacgtcctcgaagctttcccaactgtcgatagatcctggagggagtttctttatccaagaccgtgcggctccactcaaatgcacctggatgctttgcatagctgttgctctggttcctcctgtgagtttcaccgtctcgagataatcaactagccaatcttctggatcttgaaggccgtcgaattttttgaaattatcaggcaacttgaatcccgaaggtactcgaatttttcgcactctcctcgtgaagcacggcaaaccgcacatatcctcgtcgtttaactctggggactgtcgatgttctcttctgctttgtcgcgctctgtcgacccttgcttgtgctgccgtatctcttgctccacttggtccttcaggagctgctgctgctgctgccgcaggtcgtggactattttgccttgctgttccttcgggaggtgttgatacaaacgccgtccccatggctccaactcctgctatcgccatgttgtaaagtgtttcccttggatcccctggaggtggtttagatgcgaggataaaagcatgtgtcgccatatacccagcctctggtgtcttagggatgatgtttcctcttgtatctatcgacataaaggacatgtcgaggttttggaccaggtgctctctttctgcttcgggtatgtgttgtaaccttgatcttgctctgttccgagcttccctgtggctatcacccgaagttctagattgtcgactcaactctgcccttctccccgccggatgcgtgctgcctcctttcttctgtttaactcagctgcctgtttttccaattctcttgcagctcgtgcgagcctatattgatatgcttgtaattcctctggcgtggttgtggtggccattggttctgatccatccatagctctcgcggctctatcccacgctgcttgcgggagtcgaactctgtgtcgcggctgtggcccgacgtatttattgtccaggcctcgtcgcagatcggagggatcaacgtatggatttcccagatcgtcgaaagcctcagatgtttcctcttggtcaatgcttggctctccaatgacataaatatGATGATATTTCgtgttcagatctatgttgggtttggtgacaccatcgttgagattggtgaagaccttgcccactgtagtagatttgtcgatgaagtcgtaactgtggacactgcttgagccatcgcttatatatgagtccgcagatgactcaaacgacatgtcgctgaagatcttggcgagtttctctcttgccctgatgctgatgtagcgtgatgacgaagtttcttcttctcctgattcggttgacgatgtatagcttgaaaaatcggaatcgaccgccgacgatcccgacgaaatcggaatttcgacacgatacgatccttccttctcgacgtgaaagcgaaaccttccgaacgtcatcaccataggctccgccagatacgcatatgcatcccaacgggagggtgggtgaggaacaaaatcgacaggaccagcagcgatctgtttacctcgatccattgcgttgcttgcagttgatgatgtcgaagatcttgaacgtgccatcgagatcagatccttacgcctctagttcccacagacggcgccaattgacaaggtatcaacttgtcaatgcctatggattgtaggctagggtttagttggaagtagagggcaagtagatctcgaaggtttcagccgaaaagtactcgacgattatgaaaactagggtttgtaaacaataattcgatgatctctgcgtccctcgactcccccttatataggaggcggagccgagggattcgtgctgtacaagttacaaagtccgggaaggtttctaactcatcccgtaaaattacaaataagactttctattacaactctagctttccttaataatatcttgggcttccgaatcttcttattcttcgggtagtgggccttcagtaaaccccgggtactatcttcggcaggcccatttgggatgcctatgtcaccatgtttctggggacgccatcaaccttttacacctttgttgaatatcatgtgagttgctatgcatgttcgtcttgtctgaagtaagggagattttccatcagttaaatggtttgagtatgcatattgttagagaagaacattgggccgccaaccaaagccatgtatcatggtggaagtttcagcttggacattaatcctcacatctcttatgagaatattgtctgttgttgaatgcttaaagcataaaagaggagtccattatctgttttctatgttgtcccggtatggatgtcctcaagttgagatctatcaaaattgagaaatcaaatgcgatctatctccttggacctttgtacaggtggcatagaggtacccctttgtgacacttggttgaaacatatgtaatgcaatgataatccatggaagtccgagctaattaggacaaggtgcgggcactattagtattcgatgcatgaggcttgcaacttataggaggttttatgcataacacatatgaattattactaccgttgacaaaattgtttccatgttttcaaaataaaaatctctagcacatgagcaatccctgcttccctctgtgaagggcctttcttttactttatgttgagttagtttacctacttctttctatcttagaagcaaacacttgtgtcaattgtgtgcattgattcttacatacttacttatttgcacttgttatattactttatgttgacaactatccatgagatatacatgttacaagttgaaagcaattactgaaacttaatcatcctttgtgttgcttcaatgccttttattttgaatctattgctttatgagttaactcttatgcaagacttattgatgcttgtcttgaaagtactattcatgaaaagtctttgctatatgattcagttgtttagtcatcatctatttgttaacaaactatagacaattgctttgaatcacttcattcatctcatatgctttagaatagtattgatcaagattatgatagtagcatgtcacttcagaaattatccttgttatcgtttacctactcgagggcgagtaggaactaagcttggggatgcttgatacttcTGAAACGTATCtagaatttcttatgttctatgctagttttatgacaatactcacatgttttatatacactttacatcattttgatgcattttccggtactaacctattaacaagatgccgaagcgccagttcctgttttctgctgtttttggtttcagaaatcctacacaggaaatattctcagaattggacgaaacaaaaacccacggtcttattttccacggagccttccagaacaccgaagaggagacgaagaggggccacgaggccgccacaccataggggggcgcggtgtcaactcccggatttttaagtccgaatgcctattatgtcatacatcgcaatcccaggaatattgttgttgcgaggcataatagttaagtatcacagtcaccattcattacaaaccataatgtcttacaattggaataacatcatccatattacacgaatagttgatctattgatcaacgaacaaacacaagttcatagcagaagcgtaagatacaaggactctctagtccacaggccaacgcttgacgtcggaagactcctagttgtcgtaggcgtcctactggtcatctccttgttcatcttcatactctggccatttgaatagccagggacaaagccgtgagtacttcaagtactcgcaaaataatactaatgtaagtgctagacatttctagtagggtttgctaagctctagtttatttgcataaagccaattttagttcacaagtatttgagaaaagcttattcaagtgctaactaactcaagtgggaacattagtgtcattcccaccattcaagtggtgatttcaattaagttcaccacttcaccattcctttcacccatttcatttcaacatcattttcaagaatttgacatcggaaactgtatggcctttccaaccgtccgtaaccgtggacgcggctattcgaatagattgacactctgcagaggttgcacacttgtgccaaaacatttgatttcatccgtcgggattaccccgaatcatcgtaacacagtacgcggatcattaaccataacctttcacttacaaatcctagtatgagcacctctccccatgagcttggcctcccagtgaagaccaactgtcaacctgggaactgcacagggcttggccgtacaattcacctcaattcacatcatttctcaacaacggaggcagcctcaagcgtaacccctatgatgtgtgttcagagggaacccatattaagatgcataaacttccagttaagccctacccataatcaggtattgtgggggtactcaatattggaaaggtatcgcattcaaaccaatatcatttttatcaaaaatcaccatcttctcttggtcatattcaccttcaaaaatcattcaatggaatgcttcatccttccaaggtttcaaattcatttcaagtcacattgttcccatctagagtagtcaagttttatttcattagcactagctctaaatcatgaggggtgccacCTTGCTTTGCTAGATTGAGACCAACTTTACTACTCTGGTAACTTCTtgcactttgaccaaagttaactataaaagtaactcttggaaaacaacaagtaaaacttgtaatgtagaaacttgggagaggcttatggtaagaaaaggtaagactatggtgccttgccccaaagggctttgcactgtgcaagaatattagcttgccttggtagttctcaaagttctcctcctcctcctcttggtagcaaccttcttcctccgggtattctccggtgctagcgtctaaatttaaatacgagtataatcactcaactaattcaatggctattccatacgtcacatatattcacacaaactattctaagcacacaattaatctaattggGGTGCATtgtttgtgttgcttgaggagaaaataatttccttttatttaatatgtaaatgatagtttccatagggtttttgagaaataatttcctctcattgaagtcttcttaagatttaatttctcaaacaatcatgcaatgaacttatattgacttaagtcaaacattcattatcatcatttgagaaaatgatttaaatgaggtagaccacctcataccatttaataatgctacaaatgatttaaatctccaagtaattcatataagagagtttggccaggggtccaaacatcacatgaattcatttgggacaagatttaaatgaagtaaaatacttcatatgatttgcataatagttttggacaatatcacttacctaaactagccatattgtccacaaattaaactagggcatgatcatacaaagtgaccacaccattttcttgcataaacaattagtgtaagtcaaatgtgagctattggagttggaattaacttaatatctattttggttgatttttaataattatttgaatagggaaaagtccctgccttcatctttttatcagattaattctacacatgatcttgaggtgggaccagtggcatattgtagatctttttcatagctttctttttgttggagcaaccggcaggagcactgCCTTTTCATTAAGCAAGAGGGAACAAAATGATCCAGACTGTACAAAGAGAGGGCATTTTTAGCTTAAGGTGGTAAAATGCCCAGAACCCACCATGAAAGACGAGCTACCAAAAAGAAAAACTAATCCTGCTCGGCCGGGATGACCGGGCCGAAACCATTTATAGCCCGATCCCTTTGGAGGATATCCTCGTTAGCGATACTTGCGACCTCAAGGTAGGTAAGACGTTGTCCAGTGAAAATGCGCCGGTTTCGTTCCTTCCATGCGTTCCAAAGTACATATAAGAACCGGCCGCTGATgcgtttcttttctttctgcggcTTTTCCTTTATCATGTCATTCCACCAGTCAGATATGGAATGGAAGTCGAGGCGTCGGTCATCGGAGGAGTCGCCATCCCAAGATTTGATAAGGTTCCAGACGGCCGCCATGAACGGGCAGATTCTGCAGAGGTGGTCAGCTGTCTCAGGCTCGCTGAGGCACAAGGGGCATCGAGGGTCGTGAGGCCATCCTCGGATGGCAAGCATATCGGCGGTAAGGAGCTTTCCATGAAGGGCTAGCCAACCAAATAACTTGCATTTGGGCTCCGCATGTGccgaccaaatcttcatggcatcGAAGCGGGCTTGGGAGCCAAGGAATTGTGCCTCATAGGCGGAGCTAGCGCTGTAGGTTGAAGTGGCATTAAGCGTCCAGTCGATGTTGTCTGGCAACTCGGGGGCAAGGTTGATGGAGTGGACGGCCTCCCAGACGTCGATATATTGTGCGAGCTGTTGAGGCGAGTTAAGGGACACGACAGAGCGGATCCAGTTGTTTTCACTTAGCTCTTTGGCGACCGTACGATTCTTCCTCGAGGCAATTTTGTAGAGGTCGGGCGCCCATTGAGATAGAGGGCCCCGAGCATACCAGTTGTCATGCCAGAATTTGGCTGTCTCCCCATTTCCAATGGTAACTTTAGTGGCGGCTCTGAAAAGGGACATGTCGGTGTCGTCGCATGGAAGCTTTGAACCAGACCAAGGGCGGTCCGGATCAGTCCACTGAAGCCAAGGCCATCGTAAACGCAGGGCACGTCCAGATCTCTCAATGTCCGGAATGCCGAGCCCCCCAGCTTCTTTGGCCTACAGACCGTTTTCCAATTCACAAGAGCTTTCCCCTGGGCGGCATGATCTAtggatttgttaaatttggccaagccaaacagattctatggattttcaaagttggagccagtattgaatttaaatgTATTtgaattaaactggatttgaagaaatgggctggcgggaaactgagttgggccgaaacggtttgaaaaagggaaaaacggcccagcagcgcaactcatgcgagtgggccgcctgacagggtgggggccactcgtcagcgacttataaacaccgaatcggtacgagcgacgcggcacgttggattagaaggca
Coding sequences within it:
- the LOC139838287 gene encoding uncharacterized protein; amino-acid sequence: MSLFRAATKVTIGNGETAKFWHDNWYARGPLSQWAPDLYKIASRKNRTVAKELSENNWIRSVVSLNSPQQLAQYIDVWEAVHSINLAPELPDNIDWTLNATSTYSASSAYEAQFLGSQARFDAMKIWSAHAEPKCKLFGWLALHGKLLTADMLAIRGWPHDPRCPLCLSEPETADHLCRICPFMAAVWNLIKSWDGDSSDDRRLDFHSISDWWNDMIKEKPQKEKKRISGRFLYVLWNAWKERNRRIFTGQRLTYLEVASIANEDILQRDRAINGFGPVIPAEQD